A single region of the Anaerococcus urinomassiliensis genome encodes:
- a CDS encoding phage antirepressor KilAC domain-containing protein — protein MISNLKTFENRDFGKLTVIEKDGEFFFIANEVATMLGYVNPRKAVYDHVDEEDKGVTKWNTPGGIQNISIINESGLYSLILSSKLPQAKIFKAWVTREVLPSIRKNGGYIAGQEKKTNEELFADAILVANRIIAEREEEIEELRPKADYYDKLVDYNLLTNFRNTAKELGIPQNQFISFLMDKGLIYRDKKKKLLPYADKNKGYFEVKEWVDSLGTLVGIQTFITPKGRHYLLILLDSEGFYDE, from the coding sequence ATGATAAGTAATTTAAAAACATTTGAAAATAGGGATTTTGGGAAACTCACTGTTATAGAAAAAGACGGTGAGTTTTTCTTTATAGCAAATGAAGTAGCAACTATGTTAGGATATGTCAATCCAAGAAAAGCTGTTTATGACCATGTAGATGAGGAAGATAAGGGTGTAACGAAATGGAACACCCCTGGAGGAATACAGAATATTTCAATAATTAATGAGTCAGGATTGTATTCACTTATCCTCTCATCAAAACTACCACAAGCAAAAATATTCAAAGCTTGGGTAACTAGAGAAGTCTTACCTAGTATTAGAAAAAACGGAGGATATATAGCTGGTCAAGAAAAGAAAACTAATGAAGAGTTATTTGCAGATGCAATTCTGGTAGCCAATAGAATTATTGCCGAAAGAGAAGAAGAGATTGAAGAATTAAGACCAAAGGCAGATTATTATGACAAATTAGTAGATTATAACCTACTTACAAACTTTAGAAATACTGCCAAAGAGTTAGGAATACCACAAAATCAATTTATAAGCTTTTTAATGGATAAAGGATTAATTTATAGAGATAAGAAAAAGAAACTCTTACCTTATGCAGATAAGAACAAGGGATATTTTGAAGTTAAAGAATGGGTTGATTCACTAGGTACACTTGTAGGCATACAAACATTTATAACACCAAAAGGAAGGCACTACCTACTAATTTTATTAGATAGTGAAGGTTTCTACGATGAATAA
- a CDS encoding PcfB family protein — protein sequence MINEEVSRSSLNLEVRLAKATSKAILDALKKVHKQIEEQGGLKNVIKNNGEEVKLKDMVKQGQLEEINLKDPELKELKKILNKHGVKFSVMKDKETGNHSVFFQSKDIKVMEHAFKKAVKASERKADRKDSITKTINKFKNMAKDTISKDKVKNKHKEQSL from the coding sequence ATGATTAATGAAGAAGTATCTAGGTCGAGTCTTAATCTTGAAGTAAGGCTTGCAAAAGCAACAAGTAAAGCAATTCTTGATGCTTTAAAGAAAGTACACAAGCAAATAGAAGAACAAGGAGGCTTGAAAAATGTAATAAAAAATAACGGAGAAGAAGTAAAACTAAAAGATATGGTTAAACAGGGACAGTTAGAAGAAATTAATCTAAAAGATCCTGAGTTAAAAGAATTAAAGAAAATTTTAAATAAACACGGAGTGAAGTTTTCTGTTATGAAAGATAAGGAAACTGGTAACCACTCTGTGTTTTTTCAATCTAAGGATATAAAGGTAATGGAACACGCCTTTAAAAAAGCAGTTAAGGCTTCTGAAAGAAAGGCCGATAGAAAAGATTCAATAACGAAGACTATAAATAAGTTTAAAAATATGGCTAAGGACACAATTAGCAAAGATAAAGTTAAAAATAAACATAAGGAGCAAAGCTTATGA
- a CDS encoding ATP-binding protein, with protein sequence MKNLKDFVLRENDIERNGHIYCKVCGKRVDGELLDLGFTKFIPRIKCECEIKRDKENAEREILTRISSLKRDCFSSPLQHQYTFEKFLNEKGQAYKVAFNYAKSFEQMKKDNVGLLFYGDVGSGKTYLACSIANELIEREQVKVKIMNLSQVINQIQKSAFKLDSNEIIDNLSNIPLLILDDLGIERDTSYAREQVYNIINSRYLKGRPTIFTTNLSLEIIQNPNIELEYQRIYSRILEMTIPVKVTGEDFRRKIQQEKLRKYKELLLYGGGIDD encoded by the coding sequence ATGAAAAACTTAAAAGATTTTGTATTAAGAGAAAATGATATTGAAAGAAATGGACATATCTATTGCAAGGTATGTGGTAAAAGAGTAGATGGAGAATTACTTGACCTTGGCTTTACAAAGTTTATTCCCAGAATTAAATGTGAATGTGAAATAAAGAGAGATAAGGAAAATGCAGAAAGAGAAATATTAACGAGAATATCATCATTGAAAAGAGATTGCTTCTCATCGCCGCTCCAGCACCAATATACTTTTGAGAAATTCTTAAATGAAAAAGGTCAAGCCTACAAGGTTGCCTTTAATTACGCTAAAAGTTTTGAACAAATGAAGAAAGACAATGTTGGACTGTTATTTTATGGAGATGTTGGTAGTGGAAAAACTTATCTTGCTTGTTCTATTGCAAATGAATTAATTGAAAGAGAACAAGTTAAAGTTAAGATTATGAATTTATCTCAGGTAATAAACCAAATACAAAAATCAGCATTTAAGTTAGATTCAAATGAAATTATAGATAACCTATCAAATATTCCCTTGTTAATATTAGATGACCTTGGAATTGAAAGGGACACATCTTACGCAAGAGAACAAGTATATAACATTATAAACTCAAGATACTTAAAGGGTAGGCCGACAATTTTTACTACAAACTTATCATTGGAAATTATTCAAAATCCTAATATTGAACTTGAGTATCAGAGGATATATTCAAGAATACTTGAAATGACAATACCAGTTAAAGTTACGGGAGAAGATTTTAGAAGAAAAATTCAACAAGAGAAGTTAAGAAAATACAAAGAGTTACTTTTATATGGAGGTGGAATAGATGATTAA
- a CDS encoding replication initiator protein A, whose amino-acid sequence MNFDYFYNRQSEMYNFIRLPMVLMEDEIFESISIEAKVLYSYMLNRMGLSYKNGWIDEDGKVFIYYTIESIKDQFNCASEKANKLIAELDIKSGIGLIEKKRQGLGKPNRIYVKDFMSIFNNMELKNQEVRKTKFQKFDNRNSRDSNIESQDFRKSEGNYNNISNNELRNNDFSKGQKPYGIYKNIFLTDEEYKDLTNELGSRINEYIDRLSSYMKANNRVYQDHKATIINWYLNDQAKSINDKSIRKMNYDIGESL is encoded by the coding sequence ATGAATTTTGATTATTTTTATAATAGGCAATCTGAGATGTATAACTTCATTAGGTTACCTATGGTATTAATGGAAGATGAGATTTTCGAGAGCATTTCTATTGAAGCTAAAGTTTTGTATTCATATATGCTTAATCGAATGGGTCTTTCATATAAAAATGGCTGGATAGATGAAGATGGAAAAGTCTTTATTTACTACACAATTGAAAGTATAAAAGATCAATTTAATTGTGCCAGTGAAAAAGCAAATAAATTAATAGCTGAACTTGATATTAAATCAGGAATAGGACTGATTGAAAAGAAAAGACAAGGACTGGGAAAGCCTAATAGAATTTATGTTAAAGACTTTATGAGCATATTTAATAATATGGAATTAAAAAATCAAGAAGTTCGAAAAACAAAATTCCAGAAGTTCGATAATCGAAATTCAAGAGATTCGAATATCGAAAGTCAAGATTTTCGAAAATCGGAAGGTAACTATAACAATATTAGTAATAATGAGTTAAGAAATAATGATTTTAGTAAAGGGCAAAAACCTTATGGAATATATAAAAATATATTTTTGACTGATGAAGAATATAAGGACTTAACAAATGAGTTAGGAAGTAGAATTAATGAATACATTGATAGGTTGTCGTCATATATGAAAGCAAATAACAGAGTGTATCAAGATCACAAGGCAACAATAATCAATTGGTATCTTAATGATCAGGCGAAAAGCATTAATGACAAATCAATAAGAAAAATGAATTACGATATAGGGGAGAGTTTATGA
- a CDS encoding CD1845 family protein → MRWIIRIILLPIRLVLSLLIAFLTFILSLSTALLSVVSTLIFIIGIASIFQGDKQIVIEALILAFLFSPFGLPKLGIYVIGLLELLNYTIKSI, encoded by the coding sequence ATGAGATGGATAATTAGAATAATTTTATTACCGATAAGATTAGTGTTGAGTTTGCTCATAGCTTTTTTAACCTTCATATTAAGTTTGAGTACTGCGTTGTTAAGCGTAGTTTCTACTTTGATTTTTATAATTGGAATAGCTAGCATTTTTCAAGGAGACAAGCAAATTGTAATTGAAGCACTAATATTAGCATTTTTATTTAGTCCATTTGGATTACCTAAATTAGGTATATATGTTATTGGATTATTAGAATTATTAAACTATACAATAAAATCAATTTGA
- the lysS gene encoding lysine--tRNA ligase produces the protein MTDQDLNEMLRIKREKLEELKANGKDPHEIVNFKDRTPSKEIKDNFDEFEGKSARIAGRIMAKRGHGNMSFMDIQDESGIIQIVNRKNVIGDEFKEVKKYDIGDIVGVEGEVFKTNQGEISIETHTPQLLTKSLQMLPEKWHGLKDPDLRYRQRYLDLIVNPEVKEVFVLRSKIISEIRKFLDNRGFLEVETPILNTIAGGATARPFITHHNTLDIDMYLRIANELYLKRLIVGGFDKVYEMGRMFRNEGMDATHNPEYTAMELYQAYGDYDDMMEITEHLVETVATNVLGKTSIEYDGNEIELKAPWRRLPMIDAIKEETGIDFNEITSYEDAVAIAKDKNVEVKESRGEIIAEFFEEFVEEKLIQPTFIIDYPVEISPLAKRKNDDKSLTYRFEAFINGKEVANAFSELNDAADQRERFEAQVAKREKGDDEAQMMDYDFVNALEVGLPPTGGLGIGIDRVIMLLTGQHSIRDVLLFPTMKPIGLEKAENGGLSKETYETYDKLTTEEIDLSKVKVEPLFEDMVDFETFSKSDFRVVKVKNCEEVHKSKKLLKFTLDDGSEKERVILSGIKEYYSAESLIGKTLLAICNLPPRKMMGIDSEGMIISAICEYDGEEKLNLIMLDDNIPAGSKLY, from the coding sequence ATGACAGATCAAGATTTAAATGAAATGCTACGAATTAAGAGGGAAAAGCTAGAAGAATTAAAAGCAAATGGCAAGGACCCTCATGAAATTGTCAATTTCAAAGACCGTACACCATCAAAAGAAATCAAAGATAATTTTGACGAATTTGAGGGCAAATCAGCAAGAATAGCTGGTCGTATTATGGCTAAACGTGGTCATGGTAATATGAGCTTTATGGATATCCAAGATGAAAGTGGAATCATACAAATTGTAAACCGCAAAAATGTAATTGGCGATGAGTTCAAAGAAGTTAAAAAATACGATATTGGTGATATAGTTGGAGTAGAAGGTGAAGTTTTCAAAACTAACCAAGGTGAAATATCAATAGAAACACACACACCACAGCTACTAACCAAGTCTTTACAAATGCTTCCAGAAAAATGGCACGGCCTAAAAGACCCAGACCTTCGTTACAGACAAAGATATCTTGATCTTATAGTAAATCCTGAAGTAAAAGAAGTTTTTGTTCTAAGAAGCAAAATTATTTCCGAAATCAGAAAATTCTTGGACAATAGAGGATTTTTGGAAGTTGAAACACCTATATTAAACACAATAGCAGGTGGAGCTACAGCTCGTCCATTTATCACCCACCACAATACCTTAGACATTGATATGTATCTAAGAATTGCAAACGAACTTTACCTAAAAAGACTAATCGTTGGTGGATTTGACAAGGTATATGAAATGGGAAGGATGTTCAGAAACGAAGGAATGGATGCAACCCATAACCCAGAATATACAGCAATGGAACTATACCAAGCATATGGTGACTACGATGATATGATGGAAATTACTGAACATTTGGTAGAAACTGTCGCTACAAACGTACTTGGCAAAACAAGTATCGAATATGATGGCAATGAAATTGAACTAAAGGCACCATGGAGAAGACTTCCAATGATAGATGCCATCAAAGAAGAAACAGGCATAGACTTTAACGAGATTACTAGCTATGAAGATGCAGTTGCTATAGCTAAAGATAAGAATGTTGAAGTGAAAGAAAGCCGTGGCGAAATTATTGCAGAATTCTTTGAAGAATTTGTAGAAGAAAAACTTATCCAACCAACATTTATCATTGATTATCCAGTGGAAATTTCACCACTAGCAAAAAGAAAAAATGACGACAAATCACTAACCTATAGGTTTGAAGCCTTCATCAACGGAAAAGAAGTTGCAAATGCCTTTTCAGAACTAAACGATGCAGCTGACCAAAGGGAAAGATTTGAAGCTCAAGTAGCAAAACGTGAAAAAGGTGACGATGAAGCTCAAATGATGGATTATGACTTTGTAAATGCTCTAGAAGTAGGACTTCCTCCAACAGGTGGTCTAGGTATAGGCATAGATAGAGTTATAATGCTTCTTACAGGCCAACATTCAATCCGTGACGTATTGCTATTCCCAACAATGAAGCCAATAGGCTTAGAAAAGGCAGAAAATGGGGGTTTGTCAAAAGAAACTTACGAAACTTACGACAAACTTACGACAGAAGAAATTGACCTTTCAAAAGTGAAAGTTGAACCATTATTTGAAGATATGGTAGACTTTGAAACTTTCTCAAAATCTGATTTTAGAGTTGTAAAGGTTAAAAACTGCGAAGAAGTTCATAAGTCAAAAAAACTTTTGAAATTTACATTAGATGATGGTTCTGAAAAAGAAAGAGTTATTTTATCTGGTATTAAGGAATATTACAGCGCAGAGAGCTTAATTGGAAAGACACTACTTGCAATTTGTAATCTTCCTCCTCGTAAGATGATGGGAATCGACTCAGAAGGTATGATTATATCTGCAATTTGTGAGTATGACGGTGAAGAAAAACTTAACTTAATAATGCTGGATGATAATATTCCAGCAGGATCAAAATTATATTAA
- the greA gene encoding transcription elongation factor GreA: MTENKEVILSKEYLEKLEDELEYLKTKRRPEIAEKIKIARSFGDLSENADYDEAKNEQGEVESRIAKVEDMIRNAKTIEVDLNSDVVGVGNTVTVFDEEFDETLDYKIVGTAESDPVKGFISNESPVGAALLGKKVDDRVEVVTPNGKMYFTVKGIN, encoded by the coding sequence ATGACAGAGAATAAAGAAGTAATTTTATCAAAAGAGTACCTAGAAAAGCTAGAAGATGAATTGGAATATCTTAAAACAAAGAGAAGACCAGAAATAGCAGAAAAAATCAAAATAGCAAGATCTTTTGGAGACTTATCAGAAAATGCTGACTACGACGAAGCTAAAAATGAACAAGGTGAAGTTGAAAGTCGTATAGCAAAAGTTGAAGATATGATTAGAAATGCAAAAACTATAGAAGTTGACCTAAACTCTGATGTAGTAGGAGTGGGCAATACTGTAACAGTTTTTGATGAAGAGTTTGATGAAACATTAGACTACAAAATCGTAGGTACTGCAGAAAGTGATCCAGTAAAAGGATTTATTTCAAACGAATCACCAGTTGGTGCAGCACTATTGGGTAAGAAAGTAGATGACAGGGTTGAAGTTGTAACACCAAATGGAAAAATGTACTTCACAGTAAAAGGCATCAATTAA
- the dusB gene encoding tRNA dihydrouridine synthase DusB has protein sequence MSETRNKEIMLAPLAGVTDAAFRIICEKYGADKTFTEMVSVNAMAFDNKQTDEIMFISDKEKHANIQIFGRDLERIEKAVKEKINPQENVKEISFNMGCPAPKIFKNGEGSALMKDLDQVDKITKILRKSTDKIINVKFRTGVDDNHKNYLEVGKICESNGIDYVILHARTRDQHYQGKASWEDIRILKENLSIPVIANGDVFTVEDFINIMDVTKADGVMLARGAMGNPFLFKYIKDYLAKGSYQKVSPSDIVDQIREQYELSLLYKDERLVVNQMRKHVGWYIKGLPNATKIREKVNTLKTKEEIFSLLDEYKDVLEEENDRE, from the coding sequence ATGAGCGAAACAAGAAATAAAGAAATAATGCTAGCTCCCCTTGCAGGGGTAACAGATGCTGCTTTTCGCATTATTTGCGAAAAATATGGAGCAGACAAAACTTTTACTGAAATGGTTAGTGTAAACGCCATGGCCTTTGATAATAAACAAACTGACGAGATAATGTTTATTTCTGATAAGGAAAAACATGCCAATATACAAATTTTTGGTAGGGACCTAGAAAGAATTGAAAAGGCAGTAAAAGAAAAGATAAATCCACAAGAAAATGTAAAAGAAATAAGTTTTAATATGGGCTGTCCAGCACCAAAGATCTTTAAAAATGGTGAAGGTTCTGCTCTGATGAAAGACCTAGACCAAGTAGATAAAATAACAAAAATTTTAAGAAAATCAACTGACAAGATAATAAATGTTAAGTTTAGAACTGGAGTAGACGATAATCACAAGAACTACCTAGAAGTTGGTAAAATTTGTGAATCTAACGGCATTGATTATGTCATACTACATGCAAGGACACGAGATCAACACTACCAAGGCAAGGCTAGCTGGGAAGATATAAGAATATTAAAAGAAAATTTGTCTATACCAGTAATAGCAAATGGCGATGTCTTTACAGTAGAAGATTTTATCAATATAATGGATGTCACAAAGGCTGATGGAGTAATGCTTGCTAGAGGAGCCATGGGAAATCCATTCTTGTTTAAATATATTAAAGATTACCTGGCAAAGGGATCATACCAAAAAGTCAGTCCAAGTGATATAGTTGATCAAATAAGAGAACAATACGAGCTCTCCTTGCTATATAAGGATGAAAGATTAGTAGTAAATCAAATGAGAAAGCATGTTGGATGGTACATAAAGGGCCTTCCAAACGCTACAAAAATTAGAGAAAAAGTAAATACACTAAAAACTAAAGAAGAAATATTTAGTTTGTTAGATGAATATAAGGATGTTTTAGAGGAAGAAAATGACAGAGAATAA
- a CDS encoding type III pantothenate kinase → MLLVVDIGNTNTVLGVFDKDELLFRYRVATNLKRTSDELVATLFNMFGVHNVDKDKIEDTIISSVVPDIMYNWQSCNKKLFGREALIVDYKTDTGITIDYDSPREVGADRIVDSVAVYNKYGGPSIIVDMGTAITFDVITEDGAYLGGSIAPGIKIAQDGLFGSTAQLPKIELREPKSAIATNTTESMNAGIVFGYISMIDGLIEQIMKELRSKYYLNTDINVIATGGYSELISVESKYINIIEPDLMLDGLRIIYERNKK, encoded by the coding sequence ATGTTACTTGTAGTAGATATAGGAAATACAAATACAGTTCTAGGTGTATTTGATAAAGATGAATTATTATTTAGGTATAGAGTGGCTACAAATTTAAAGCGTACTAGCGATGAATTGGTAGCTACCCTTTTTAATATGTTCGGCGTTCACAATGTTGATAAGGACAAGATAGAAGATACAATTATTTCTTCAGTTGTGCCAGATATAATGTACAATTGGCAGTCTTGCAATAAAAAACTTTTTGGCAGAGAGGCTTTAATAGTTGATTATAAAACTGATACAGGAATAACTATTGACTATGACTCTCCAAGAGAAGTTGGGGCTGATAGGATTGTTGATTCTGTTGCAGTTTATAACAAATATGGCGGCCCATCTATCATAGTGGATATGGGGACAGCTATAACCTTTGATGTCATTACCGAAGATGGAGCATACCTTGGTGGTTCGATTGCACCGGGTATAAAGATTGCCCAAGATGGTTTGTTTGGATCAACAGCCCAATTACCAAAAATTGAGCTAAGAGAACCAAAGAGTGCCATTGCTACGAATACAACAGAAAGTATGAATGCTGGTATAGTTTTTGGTTATATATCAATGATTGACGGTCTGATTGAACAAATTATGAAAGAGCTACGCAGTAAGTATTATTTAAATACTGATATAAATGTTATTGCAACTGGTGGATATTCTGAGCTTATTTCTGTAGAATCAAAATATATTAATATCATCGAGCCTGATTTGATGCTAGATGGTCTAAGAATTATTTATGAGCGAAACAAGAAATAA
- a CDS encoding DUF5673 domain-containing protein: MNGNMDMFILILYVAIILFFAYRIFRTKKNKSLLNGNFDEFGREISKLEIALLIVLLVTGIINFYQGFKLNEKTSMATAGVMIVLALIFGLYSKNKMYIGENGILANSNFYNYKELKKWGFDKESSDLVLQIKKDNQSSNEIVKVKKEDIEAINNLIRKYKLNK, translated from the coding sequence ATGAATGGAAATATGGATATGTTTATTTTGATTTTATATGTGGCAATTATTTTATTTTTTGCATATAGGATTTTTAGAACAAAAAAGAATAAGTCGCTATTAAATGGTAATTTTGATGAATTTGGTAGAGAAATTTCAAAATTAGAAATAGCTTTATTGATAGTTTTGTTAGTTACAGGCATTATTAATTTTTACCAAGGATTTAAATTAAATGAGAAAACTAGTATGGCAACTGCAGGAGTTATGATTGTTCTTGCTCTAATATTTGGCCTATACTCAAAAAACAAGATGTATATTGGGGAAAATGGCATACTAGCAAATTCTAATTTTTATAACTACAAAGAGCTTAAAAAATGGGGCTTTGATAAGGAAAGTTCAGATCTTGTTTTACAAATTAAAAAAGATAATCAAAGTTCAAATGAGATTGTAAAAGTAAAAAAAGAAGATATAGAAGCTATTAATAATCTAATTAGAAAATATAAACTAAATAAATAG
- the hpt gene encoding hypoxanthine phosphoribosyltransferase produces MISDTNSMIEKVLIDEESINIRTKQLAKIINEYYADCQGPLIMVGILKGSVMFMSELAKYVKVDTVIEFMSVSSYEGTTSTGNVKILKDLDTDIKDKSVLLVEDIIDTGHTLLNLKNNLSKRDPKDIKIVTLLDKPERRLVDIKADWYGFKIPNEFVVGYGLDYNQLMRNIPYIGVLKRSVYENEQD; encoded by the coding sequence ATGATTAGCGATACAAATTCAATGATAGAAAAAGTTTTGATAGATGAAGAGAGTATTAATATTCGTACCAAGCAACTTGCAAAGATAATAAACGAGTATTATGCGGACTGCCAAGGGCCTTTGATAATGGTTGGTATACTAAAAGGTTCAGTTATGTTTATGTCTGAGCTTGCAAAGTATGTAAAAGTTGATACGGTTATTGAATTTATGTCAGTTTCTTCATATGAGGGAACTACTTCAACTGGCAATGTCAAGATATTAAAAGATTTGGATACAGATATCAAGGATAAGAGTGTTCTTTTGGTTGAGGATATCATAGATACTGGCCACACTCTGCTAAACTTAAAAAATAACTTATCAAAAAGAGATCCTAAAGATATCAAAATTGTAACTCTTCTAGACAAACCAGAAAGACGCCTTGTAGATATCAAGGCTGATTGGTATGGATTTAAAATACCAAATGAATTTGTAGTTGGCTACGGTTTGGATTATAATCAATTAATGAGAAATATCCCATATATTGGTGTACTAAAAAGATCTGTATATGAAAACGAGCAAGATTAG
- the tilS gene encoding tRNA lysidine(34) synthetase TilS — protein sequence MTILTRFKDNIISHNLIENGDSIIVGASGGPDSQFLIYLLNQIKEEYNLNIILAHLNHLHRKEAINDENLVIETGKELKLDVRVKKASMDDFAREKKISSEDAGRRLRYEFFREIAKEFDQVKIAVAHNKDDQAETVLMRMIRGTGLDGLAGMDFSSDDIIRPILTFEKKEILAYLNENMISYALDQTNFSNDYTRNYVRNEIIPRMEEINPRLKDSIFSLSDLVKNDLEIIDANIKNLSKDTIKSTSNDQISFDKGVFESLSYPYQARILRYAIEDLNGSTKDFSKSNISDFINLTNLSNGKKIIKDDLEFSKSYKSYDLRKLKANSSSDEKIYLSLGEEKSFNGYIISAKLVDKVSDKSKAIGYFDYDKLSFPLEIRTRKNGDKFKPLGFGHSKKLKDFFIDEKIDKIDRDTIPLIISEGTIIWVLSNRLAEDAKVDQNSKKIVKIEVTND from the coding sequence ATGACAATCCTAACTAGATTTAAAGATAATATAATTTCACATAATCTTATAGAAAATGGCGATAGCATAATAGTAGGAGCAAGTGGAGGGCCGGATAGTCAGTTTTTAATTTATTTATTAAATCAAATAAAAGAAGAATATAATCTTAATATAATCCTTGCCCATCTCAACCATCTACATAGAAAAGAAGCTATTAATGATGAAAATCTAGTCATAGAAACAGGTAAAGAGCTCAAGCTTGATGTGAGAGTCAAAAAGGCTAGCATGGATGATTTTGCAAGGGAGAAAAAAATATCATCAGAAGATGCAGGCAGAAGGCTCAGGTATGAATTTTTCAGGGAGATAGCAAAAGAATTTGACCAAGTAAAAATTGCTGTTGCCCACAATAAGGACGATCAAGCAGAGACTGTCCTTATGAGAATGATCAGAGGTACGGGCCTAGATGGCCTCGCAGGTATGGATTTTAGTTCGGATGATATTATAAGGCCTATTTTAACTTTTGAAAAAAAGGAAATTTTAGCCTATCTTAATGAAAATATGATTTCCTACGCCCTTGACCAAACAAATTTTTCCAATGATTACACTAGAAATTATGTAAGAAATGAAATAATACCAAGAATGGAAGAAATTAATCCAAGGCTTAAGGATAGTATATTTTCACTTTCTGATTTGGTAAAAAATGATTTGGAAATTATAGATGCTAATATAAAAAATCTTAGCAAAGACACTATAAAGAGTACTTCAAATGATCAAATTAGTTTTGATAAAGGAGTATTTGAAAGTTTATCTTACCCTTATCAAGCGAGGATATTAAGATATGCAATTGAGGATTTGAATGGGTCAACTAAGGATTTTAGCAAAAGTAATATTAGTGATTTTATAAATCTAACAAATCTTTCCAATGGCAAAAAAATTATAAAAGACGATTTGGAATTTTCAAAATCTTACAAGTCGTACGATCTAAGAAAGTTAAAGGCTAACTCATCATCAGATGAAAAAATATATTTATCTTTGGGAGAGGAAAAATCTTTCAATGGATATATTATATCAGCTAAGCTTGTCGATAAAGTTTCAGATAAATCAAAAGCTATAGGATATTTTGACTATGATAAACTAAGCTTTCCCCTAGAGATTAGAACTCGAAAGAATGGGGATAAGTTCAAACCTCTTGGTTTTGGTCATAGTAAAAAGTTAAAAGATTTTTTTATTGATGAAAAAATTGATAAAATAGACAGAGATACAATACCACTTATAATATCAGAAGGAACAATAATTTGGGTACTTTCCAATAGATTGGCAGAAGATGCTAAGGTGGATCAAAATAGTAAAAAAATAGTGAAAATAGAGGTTACTAATGATTAG
- a CDS encoding FtsB family cell division protein, whose protein sequence is MAKKKSYAKKRKTKNTKFFVMILILTILFAGFIYYSNSRMDAEMREIDQEMTSNKKKMQELDEEITSLEDDYDIRNTDEFKEKVAKERLGMVKKESEENDENASDENPQNVENNEENNDNPN, encoded by the coding sequence ATGGCTAAAAAAAAGTCTTATGCAAAAAAAAGAAAGACTAAAAATACTAAATTCTTTGTTATGATTCTTATCTTAACCATTCTTTTTGCTGGCTTTATCTACTATTCGAACTCTAGGATGGATGCCGAGATGAGAGAGATTGACCAAGAAATGACTTCAAATAAAAAGAAGATGCAAGAACTAGACGAAGAAATCACTAGCCTTGAAGATGACTATGATATAAGAAATACAGATGAATTTAAGGAAAAGGTAGCCAAAGAAAGGCTAGGCATGGTAAAAAAAGAATCTGAAGAAAATGATGAAAATGCTAGTGATGAAAATCCTCAGAATGTAGAGAATAACGAAGAGAATAATGACAATCCTAACTAG
- a CDS encoding RNA-binding S4 domain-containing protein produces MRIDKFLKNSRIIKRRQVAKEACENGRVSINGNLAKAGSIVNEGDIIEIVFGKSNLKVRVKNIVDGAKKADASEMYEVIDG; encoded by the coding sequence ATGAGAATAGATAAATTTTTAAAGAATTCAAGAATAATAAAAAGACGCCAAGTAGCAAAAGAAGCTTGCGAAAATGGCAGAGTGAGCATAAATGGTAATCTTGCAAAAGCTGGCTCTATTGTAAATGAGGGCGATATAATTGAAATCGTCTTTGGCAAGAGCAATCTAAAGGTTCGAGTCAAAAATATCGTAGACGGAGCCAAAAAAGCTGATGCTAGCGAAATGTATGAGGTAATAGATGGCTAA